In the Muricauda sp. MAR_2010_75 genome, one interval contains:
- a CDS encoding M23 family metallopeptidase, which produces MSKVKYYYDPDTLSYRKIEPKKSKRYRNLFLFLVGSALFGFLGLIILLNTKWVNTPKELSLEREVRNYELQYDILTRKMEQMEQVLANIEERDNNIYRLYFEANPIPEEQRRAGFGGINRYKSLEGFNNSEIIINTTKRLDIIQKQMVIQSKSLDEIAKLAEEKEKLLASIPAIQPISNEDLTRMASGYGWRSDPFTKARKMHWGMDFTAPRGTPIYATGDGKVTRADNRSSGYGKHVRIDHGYGYLSLYGHMSKYNVTVGQKVKRGDLIGFVGSTGRSEAPHVHYEVFKDGERINPINFYYGSLTAEEFDNMLKLANQENQSLD; this is translated from the coding sequence ATGTCTAAAGTTAAGTACTATTACGACCCGGATACACTTTCCTATCGGAAAATTGAGCCGAAGAAATCCAAAAGATACCGGAATCTCTTTCTATTTCTCGTGGGTTCGGCCTTGTTTGGTTTTCTTGGTCTGATTATCCTGCTGAACACAAAATGGGTAAATACCCCCAAGGAACTTTCTTTGGAGCGCGAAGTACGAAACTATGAACTCCAATACGACATCCTGACCAGAAAAATGGAGCAGATGGAGCAGGTCTTGGCCAATATTGAGGAGCGTGACAACAATATCTATCGTTTGTACTTTGAGGCCAATCCCATTCCAGAAGAACAGCGTAGGGCCGGTTTTGGGGGAATCAACCGGTACAAATCCTTGGAAGGTTTCAACAATTCAGAAATTATTATAAACACCACTAAGCGATTGGACATCATTCAAAAACAGATGGTAATCCAATCCAAATCCTTGGATGAGATTGCCAAACTGGCGGAGGAAAAAGAAAAGCTCTTGGCTTCCATTCCGGCCATTCAACCCATAAGCAATGAAGACCTTACCCGAATGGCATCTGGTTATGGATGGCGGTCCGATCCTTTTACCAAAGCACGAAAAATGCACTGGGGCATGGATTTCACTGCTCCGAGGGGTACTCCCATTTATGCCACAGGTGATGGAAAGGTTACGCGTGCCGATAATAGATCATCAGGTTATGGAAAACACGTGCGCATAGATCATGGCTATGGCTACCTCTCGTTGTATGGCCACATGAGCAAGTATAATGTTACCGTAGGCCAAAAGGTGAAAAGAGGAGACTTGATTGGCTTTGTTGGCAGTACCGGTCGTTCTGAGGCACCACACGTGCACTACGAGGTATTTAAGGACGGGGAACGCATCAACCCCATTAACTTCTACTATGGAAGTTTAACGGCTGAAGAGTTTGACAACATGCTCAAATTGGCCAACCAAGAGAACCAATCCCTGGATTAA
- a CDS encoding YgcG family protein gives MLYPKASLFVLAFLCVSLSWGQFTIAEKPQKQTSVYDYVNLLSSSQSRSLEQKLIRYSDSTSTQIVIAIISSTEGENINYLGAQWGQKWGIGQADKDNGVLVLLARDDRRIAINTGYGTEGTLTDFMSKRIIESVIIPEFKKGDYYSGLDKGADAIFQVLNGEFKEDRTFGNDQRFPFRALFPFIIFIVIMIILWSRKNRGGGKGGGRHGRGLDIWDMIILSNMGRSSGSSGGFGSGGFGGGGGFSGGFGGGGFGGGGASGGW, from the coding sequence ATGCTATATCCAAAGGCTAGCCTTTTTGTACTTGCTTTTTTATGTGTTTCCCTAAGCTGGGGGCAATTCACCATAGCTGAAAAGCCCCAAAAACAGACCAGTGTTTATGATTATGTAAACCTGCTGTCTTCTTCGCAAAGTAGGTCCCTTGAGCAAAAGTTGATTCGATATTCGGATAGCACCTCAACCCAGATTGTAATCGCCATCATCAGCTCCACAGAAGGAGAAAACATCAATTATTTGGGTGCGCAATGGGGTCAGAAATGGGGTATAGGCCAGGCAGATAAAGACAATGGGGTACTTGTTCTTTTGGCCAGGGATGATAGACGGATTGCCATCAACACGGGATATGGCACGGAAGGCACCCTTACCGATTTTATGTCCAAACGCATTATTGAATCCGTTATCATCCCAGAATTTAAGAAAGGGGATTATTATAGCGGATTGGACAAAGGCGCTGATGCCATTTTTCAAGTTTTGAATGGGGAATTTAAGGAAGACCGCACCTTTGGCAACGACCAAAGGTTTCCATTCAGAGCACTGTTTCCCTTCATCATTTTTATTGTGATCATGATTATTCTTTGGAGTCGAAAAAACAGAGGCGGTGGCAAAGGCGGTGGACGCCATGGTAGAGGTTTAGACATTTGGGACATGATCATCTTAAGCAATATGGGCCGCAGCTCCGGTTCTTCCGGTGGTTTTGGAAGTGGCGGATTCGGTGGCGGGGGTGGATTCAGCGGTGGCTTTGGCGGCGGTGGCTTTGGCGGTGGCGGCGCATCGGGGGGGTGGTGA
- the alaS gene encoding alanine--tRNA ligase, which yields MTSQEVRTQFLNFFKEKNHKIVPSAPMVMKNDPTLMFTNAGMNQFKEFFLGNSVPKSKRVTDTQKCLRVSGKHNDLEEVGKDTYHHTMFEMLGNWSFGDYFKKEAIQWAWELLTEVYKIDKENLYVSVFEGSEDDKLDMDQEAYNLWKAIVPEDRIIMGNKKDNFWEMGDQGPCGPCSEIHVDLRSKEEKAKVPGASLVNQDDPLVVEIWNLVFIQYNRKANGSLEDLPEKHIDTGMGFERLCMALQGVKSNYDTDVFTPLIREIETITGHKYGKTEEADIAIRVVADHVRAVAFAIADGQLPSNTGAGYVIRRILRRAIRYGFTFLDTKKPFIYRLVKVLSESMGKAFPELPKHHQLIENVIKEEENSFLKTIEFGMNELQAQINTIKLMKDNPNVIHRTHEDMVSGGMAFYLYDTCGFPLDLTQLIAEEQGLKVNIEGFEELMEQQKARSRAASEVSKDDWTIISASDDGYEIEFVGYDQLELDKTRIIKYRKVSSKKDGELYQIVLTHTPFYPEGGGQVGDKGYLETEDGDVIYIIDTKKENNQIVHFAKSLPKNPNKFLKAVVDKEQRFHTACNHTATHLLHQALREILGFHVEQKGSAVHAKHLRFDFSHFSKLSVEELREVENFVNARIEGQLPLQENRNIPINEAMEQGAMALFGEKYGDTVRTVRFGQSIELCGGTHVKNTADIWHFKIVSEGAVAAGIRRIEAITSEAAKEFFFKNNRMLYEIKDLLNTSQDPVKAVASLQEENSALKKQVEQLLKDKAKGLKNELIAELKDINGIKFLAKKVDLDAGGIKDLAFEMGGQVDDLFLLLASENEGKAILSCYISKDLASNKGLNAGNIVRELGKHIQGGGGGQPFFATAGGKNPSGIPAALANAEEIVLATT from the coding sequence ATGACATCCCAAGAAGTTAGAACCCAATTTTTAAACTTTTTTAAAGAAAAAAACCATAAAATAGTGCCATCGGCGCCAATGGTAATGAAAAATGACCCCACTTTGATGTTCACCAACGCTGGGATGAATCAGTTTAAGGAGTTTTTCTTGGGTAATTCCGTTCCAAAATCCAAAAGGGTCACCGATACCCAAAAATGTCTTCGGGTAAGCGGTAAGCACAACGATTTGGAAGAAGTTGGGAAAGATACCTACCATCACACGATGTTTGAGATGTTGGGGAACTGGAGTTTTGGGGATTATTTTAAAAAGGAGGCCATCCAGTGGGCGTGGGAACTGTTGACCGAGGTATACAAAATAGACAAGGAGAATCTTTACGTTTCGGTTTTTGAAGGGAGCGAGGATGATAAACTGGATATGGACCAAGAAGCGTACAACTTGTGGAAAGCCATTGTTCCCGAGGACCGCATCATTATGGGAAACAAAAAGGACAATTTTTGGGAAATGGGCGATCAAGGTCCCTGTGGTCCCTGTTCTGAAATCCATGTGGACCTTCGTTCCAAGGAAGAGAAGGCCAAAGTGCCCGGAGCCTCTCTGGTGAACCAAGACGACCCGCTTGTGGTGGAAATCTGGAATTTGGTCTTTATCCAATACAACCGAAAGGCGAATGGGTCATTGGAAGACCTTCCCGAAAAACACATTGATACCGGCATGGGCTTTGAGCGTTTGTGCATGGCGTTGCAAGGAGTTAAGTCCAACTACGATACCGATGTTTTTACCCCTTTGATTCGGGAGATTGAGACCATCACAGGACATAAATATGGAAAAACCGAAGAGGCAGATATTGCCATTCGCGTAGTTGCAGATCATGTACGTGCTGTGGCCTTTGCCATTGCTGATGGACAATTGCCGAGCAACACGGGTGCTGGTTACGTTATCCGTAGGATATTGCGCCGCGCCATTCGGTATGGATTTACGTTTTTGGATACCAAAAAACCATTTATTTATAGATTGGTAAAGGTGTTGAGTGAAAGTATGGGAAAAGCCTTTCCCGAACTGCCTAAGCACCATCAATTGATTGAAAATGTCATCAAGGAGGAGGAAAACTCATTTTTGAAAACTATTGAGTTTGGAATGAATGAACTTCAAGCTCAAATAAATACTATTAAGTTGATGAAAGATAATCCTAATGTGATTCATAGAACACATGAGGATATGGTCTCTGGAGGAATGGCTTTTTATCTTTATGATACTTGCGGTTTTCCGCTAGATTTAACTCAATTAATAGCCGAAGAACAAGGTCTTAAAGTAAATATTGAAGGTTTCGAGGAGCTTATGGAACAACAAAAAGCTCGTTCCAGAGCTGCTTCGGAAGTATCTAAAGACGATTGGACTATCATTTCAGCATCAGATGACGGGTATGAGATAGAATTTGTAGGTTACGACCAATTAGAGCTTGATAAAACGAGGATAATAAAGTATAGAAAAGTTTCATCAAAAAAAGATGGTGAGTTATACCAAATTGTTCTTACCCATACCCCTTTCTATCCAGAAGGAGGAGGGCAAGTAGGGGATAAAGGATATTTGGAGACTGAAGATGGCGATGTTATCTATATTATAGATACTAAAAAGGAAAACAATCAGATTGTACATTTTGCAAAAAGTTTACCGAAGAATCCTAATAAGTTTTTAAAAGCAGTCGTCGACAAAGAACAACGCTTCCATACAGCTTGTAACCATACCGCAACGCACTTGTTGCATCAAGCCCTTCGGGAAATATTGGGATTCCATGTGGAACAAAAAGGGTCTGCTGTGCATGCCAAACATTTACGGTTTGACTTTTCCCATTTCTCCAAATTATCGGTAGAGGAACTCCGCGAAGTGGAAAATTTTGTCAATGCTCGGATTGAAGGGCAACTTCCTTTGCAGGAAAATAGAAATATTCCCATCAATGAAGCGATGGAACAAGGAGCCATGGCGCTTTTTGGTGAAAAATATGGGGATACCGTCCGTACCGTTCGTTTTGGGCAGTCCATTGAACTCTGTGGAGGAACACATGTAAAGAACACGGCGGATATCTGGCACTTTAAGATTGTTTCGGAAGGTGCTGTAGCTGCCGGAATCCGAAGGATTGAGGCAATCACCTCAGAAGCTGCCAAGGAGTTTTTCTTTAAAAACAACCGAATGCTTTATGAAATCAAGGACTTGTTGAATACCTCCCAAGATCCTGTGAAAGCTGTGGCGAGTTTGCAGGAGGAGAACAGTGCTTTGAAAAAACAAGTGGAGCAATTGCTGAAAGACAAGGCGAAAGGACTAAAAAATGAGTTAATTGCCGAATTGAAGGACATCAACGGGATAAAATTCTTGGCCAAAAAAGTGGACTTGGATGCAGGAGGCATCAAGGATTTGGCCTTTGAAATGGGAGGTCAGGTTGACGATTTGTTCTTGTTGTTGGCATCTGAA
- a CDS encoding LemA family protein: MKKWLIPLIIVVVIVFGLYQWAVGFNNTAVQYEADAKTAWANVESTYQRRNDLIGNLVKTVQGAADFERGTLTDVIEARAKATSTTIDANNLTAEQLAEFQQAQTGLSSALSRLLVTVERYPELKANQNFLELQSQLEGTENRINVARDRYNEKVNIYDIHTTKFPGKILAGWFGFEEMPRYQADPGAENAPDVNFDFD, from the coding sequence ATGAAAAAATGGTTAATTCCCTTAATAATTGTTGTTGTCATAGTCTTTGGTCTCTACCAATGGGCCGTGGGATTCAACAACACCGCTGTACAATATGAGGCCGATGCCAAAACCGCTTGGGCCAATGTGGAAAGTACCTATCAACGAAGAAACGATCTTATTGGAAACTTGGTCAAGACCGTGCAAGGGGCAGCCGATTTTGAAAGAGGTACTCTGACCGATGTCATTGAGGCTCGAGCCAAGGCCACATCAACAACCATAGATGCCAACAACCTTACCGCTGAACAATTGGCCGAATTTCAACAGGCCCAAACCGGACTTTCTTCTGCGCTTTCCCGACTTTTGGTAACGGTGGAGCGGTATCCCGAGCTTAAGGCCAACCAGAATTTCTTGGAATTACAATCCCAATTGGAAGGTACCGAAAACCGAATCAATGTAGCTAGGGACAGGTACAATGAAAAAGTAAATATCTACGATATACACACCACAAAATTTCCCGGCAAAATATTGGCAGGGTGGTTTGGTTTTGAAGAAATGCCACGTTACCAAGCTGACCCCGGCGCAGAAAATGCCCCTGATGTAAATTTTGACTTCGATTAG
- a CDS encoding TPM domain-containing protein, giving the protein MSHVEEFLTADEEQEIIDAILEAEKNTTGEIRVHIEGTSKIDHFSRAQQLFHFLKMDNTKEGNGVLIYVAVDDKKFVIYGDSGIDRAVPKGFWDTTKDVMASHFKKGQFKQGIVEGILMAGKELESHFPWDHNDTNELTDAISKG; this is encoded by the coding sequence ATGTCGCATGTAGAGGAATTTTTAACGGCCGATGAAGAACAAGAAATCATCGATGCCATATTGGAGGCTGAAAAAAACACCACGGGGGAAATCCGCGTGCATATCGAGGGAACCTCAAAAATTGATCATTTTAGCAGGGCCCAACAGTTGTTCCATTTTTTAAAAATGGACAATACCAAGGAAGGCAATGGCGTGTTGATCTATGTTGCCGTGGATGATAAAAAATTTGTAATCTATGGGGATAGTGGTATAGACCGCGCAGTTCCCAAAGGTTTTTGGGACACCACCAAGGATGTCATGGCCTCCCACTTTAAAAAAGGACAGTTTAAACAAGGTATTGTTGAAGGCATCTTGATGGCTGGAAAGGAACTGGAATCCCATTTTCCATGGGACCATAATGACACCAATGAGTTGACCGATGCTATATCCAAAGGCTAG
- a CDS encoding MerR family transcriptional regulator, with the protein MHVDLPEKRYYGIGEVAKAFGVNTSLIRFWEKEFDVLQPKKNAKGNRKFTPQDIHNLQLIYHLVKERGFTLEGAKIHLKEEKQKTLSTFEVVQKLQKVKAELLKIKEQL; encoded by the coding sequence ATGCATGTAGATCTTCCCGAAAAACGGTACTATGGCATTGGCGAAGTAGCCAAGGCCTTTGGAGTGAACACTTCCCTGATTCGGTTTTGGGAAAAAGAGTTTGATGTGCTCCAACCCAAAAAAAATGCAAAGGGCAATCGAAAATTCACCCCGCAAGATATCCACAACCTACAATTGATCTATCATTTGGTAAAGGAACGGGGGTTTACGCTTGAGGGCGCCAAAATCCATCTAAAGGAAGAAAAACAAAAGACACTTTCTACCTTTGAGGTCGTTCAGAAACTCCAAAAGGTGAAAGCCGAACTATTGAAAATCAAGGAACAACTATAA